One Gossypium raimondii isolate GPD5lz chromosome 3, ASM2569854v1, whole genome shotgun sequence genomic window carries:
- the LOC105795269 gene encoding la-related protein 6C, with amino-acid sequence MAQIQPEEKLKEEPQTITMISSTKPTSSCNNNAISMAAAKQGTSCSSGNGNGNGNGNGVTFKFNAHAPEFVPKSHTQMPISGYYYPCFHYLGGAAAAASDWFFLGEQEPSAYLSSNPNISIPNCSSKNVLTDDLRQKIIKQVEYQFSDMSLLANESLSKQTSKDPEGYVPISFIASTKKIKSLITNHQLLAQALRSSLKLVVSDDGKKVRRKHPFTEKEREQVQSRTVVVENLPEDHSHQNLDKIFNVVGSVKNIRICHPQESNSSRSKIDFVMSNKLHALVEYESTKVAEKAVEKLNDERNWRKGLRVRLLLRLSPKSVLKTRKSEFDGILDDDDSPRGEHSEGSSPPNNAESFENIVEDNTVGSKKGWSKGRGKVRGCAQNHSGRGLLAASPQPSNAVQCEASVKQITKGPRMPDGTRGFTMGRGKPLSLPLE; translated from the exons ATGGCACAAATCCAACCTGAAGAAAAGCTTAAAGAAGAACCCCAAACCATTACTATGATTTCTTCTACAAAACCTACATCCAGTTGTAATAATAATGCTATTTCCATGGCTGCTGCTAAACAGGGGACTAGTTGTAGTAGTGGTAATGGTAATGGTAATGGCAATGGCAATGGTGTGACGTTCAAATTCAATGCACATGCACCGGAATTTGTGCCTAAATCACATACACAAATGCCCATTTCGGGTTATTACTACCCTTGTTTTCATTACCTAGGTGGTGCTGCGGCTGCTGCTTCCGACTGGTTCTTTCTTGGTGAACAAGAACCTTCTGCTTATTTGAGTTCTAACCCTAATATTTCCATACCTAATTGTTCTTCTAAGAATGTTCTTACTGATGATCTTCGACAAAAGATCATTAAACAG GTGGAATACCAGTTCAGTGACATGAGTCTTCTAGCAAATGAATCTTTGTCAAAGCAAACAAGTAAAGATCCTGAAGGTTATG TGCCGATATCTTTCATTGcttcaacaaagaaaatcaagtCCCTTATTACCAATCACCAGTTGCTAGCTCAAGCACTTCGTTCCTCTTTAAAGCTT GTTGTGAGCGACGACGGCAAGAAGGTCCGTCGTAAGCACCCATTCACTGAAAAAGAACGAGAACAAGTGCAGTCTCGTACCGTTGTTGTTGAGAATTTACCTGAAGATCACTCTCATCAGAACCTtgacaaaatttttaatgttgttgGGAG TGTGAAGAACATCCGAATATGTCATCCCCAAGAATCGAATTCGTCTCGCTCGAAAATCGACTTTGTTATGTCTAACAAG CTACATGCACTTGTGGAATACGAGTCGACGAAGGTCGCTGAGAAGGCG GTTGAGAAGTTAAATGATGAAAGGAATTGGAGGAAAGGGCTCCGAGTAAGGTTGTTGCTTAGACTCTCG CCAAAATCCGTTTTGAAAACTAGAAAATCGGAATTCGATGGGATACTAGATGACGATGATTCACCGCGCGGTGAACACTCGGAAGGTTCTTCTCCACCAAACAATGCTGAATCATTTGAGAACATT GTTGAAGATAACACAGTGGGATCGAAAAAGGGATGGTCTAAAGGCCGCGGGAAAGTCCGGGGATGTGCCCAAAACCACAGTGGGCGTGGGTTACTCGCTGCATCACCTCAACCTAGCAATGCAGTCCAATGTGAGGCATCTGTGAAACAGATTACCAAGGGACCGAGAATGCCGGATGGAACTCGGGGTTTCACCATGGGACGAGGCAAACCATTAAGTTTGCCATTGGAGTGA
- the LOC105795271 gene encoding peptidyl-prolyl cis-trans isomerase CYP40 isoform X2: MMKRQRCYLDISIGEELEGRIVVELFNDVVPKTAENFRALCTGEKGIGPNTGVPLHYKGVRFRRVIKGFMVQGGDISAGDGTGGESIYGLKFEDENFELKHERKGMLSMANSGPNTNGSQFFITTTRTSHLDGKHVVFGKVVKGMGVVRSIEHVTTGEADCPTVNVTIADCGEIPEGADDGISNFFNDGDIYADWPADLDESPNELSWWMTAVESIKAFGNEHYKKQDYKMALRKYRKALRYLDICWEKDGIDEEKTSSLRKMKSQIFTNSSNLLCVMEITT; this comes from the exons ATGATGAAGAGGCAACGGTGTTATTTGGATATAAGTATAGGAGAAGAGCTTGAAGGAAGAATAGTAGTTGAACTGTTCAATGATGTAGTACCCAAAACTGCAGAGAATTTCAGGGCTCTATGTACTGGTGAAAAAGGCATTGGTCCTAACACTGGTGTGCCTCTTCACTATAAG GGAGTTCGTTTTCGTCGAGTTATCAAAGGATTTATGGTTCAAGGTGGGGATATATCTGCTGGAGATGGTACTGGAGGAGAGTCAATTTATGGTTTGAAATTTGAAGACGAAAATTTCGAATTGAAACATGAAAGGAAAGGAATGTTATCTATGGCAAATTCTGGTCCTAATACCAATGGATCTCAGTTCTTCATCACGACAACTCGCACATCTCATTTAGATGGGAAACATGTTGTGTTTGGTAAGGTAGTCAAAGGAATGGGAGTTGTTCGATCAATTGAACACGTAACAACCGGTGAAGCTGATTGTCCCACTGTCAATGTTACAATTGCTGATTGTGGAGAAATCCCAGAGGGGGCAGATGATGGGATATCAAATTTTTTCAATGACGGTGATATTTATGCTGATTGGCCTGCTGACCTTGATGAGAGCCCCAACGAGCTCTCTTGGTGGATGACTGCTGTAGAGTCTATTAAGGCTTTTGGAAATGAACATTATAAG AAGCAAGACTATAAGATGGCTCTCAGAAAGTACAGGAAGGCTCTACGATATCTAGATATCTGCTGGGAGAAAGACGGCATCGACGAAG AGAAGACTTCGAGtttgagaaaaatgaaatccCAGATATTCACAAATAGCTCT AATTTGCTATGCGTGATGGAGATAACAACGTGA
- the LOC105795268 gene encoding uncharacterized protein LOC105795268 isoform X2, with protein sequence MVSDSDLVARLREILRDSDLDTATAGSVRKQLEKDFGIDLSDRKSFVRDQIDIFLETLNQDNEKEGEEEQAPESENEELQEENDDEEEEESKGGGSQNTRRSKSDKKAKKRGGGFQTVCSLSPQLQKVVGESKLARTEVVKKLWVYIKEKDLQDPKNKRNIICDELLRDIFRVNSINMFQMNKALTKHIWPLSVEDDSNHEMECEDNDDSASMNAESAKGEVKEEEKEKDDSVSMNAESAKGEENEEGKEEDDSESLNAENSKEEKEEEKEGEQEEEEDNEEEEEEQEGNSRRSKKKRSSKGDKDVKRRGGFTKLCSLSPQLQAFIGESELARTEVVKRLWTYIREKNLQDPKDKRNVLCDDSLYALFRVKSINMFQMNKALSKHIWPLNEEEVTVQADSAKTERKSKQARERVADEPKQKEKKQKKGASGFLAPLPLSDALVKFFATGENALSRADVVKKMWEYIKQNDLQDPSDKRRILCDDKLKELFEVDSFNGFAMTKLLTTHFIKMEQ encoded by the exons atggtaTCGGATTCGGACCTCGTGGCCCGGCTCCGAGAAATCCTCCGGGATTCGGACCTCGACACCGCCACCGCCGGTAGCGTAAGGAAACAACTCGAGAAAGACTTCGGCATCGACTTATCTGATAGGAAAAGTTTCGTTAGGGACCAAATCGACATTTTCCTCGAAACCCTAAATCAAGATAATGaaaaagaaggagaagaagaacaAGCGCCGGAATCTGAAAATGAGGAGCTTCAAGAAGAAAacgatgatgaagaagaagaggaaagcAAGGGAGGAGGAAGTCAAAATACAAG GAGAAGTAAATCTGATAAGAAAGCGAAGAAAAGAGGAGGTGGTTTTCAGACAGTGTGTAGCCTTTCTCCTCAGCTTCAAAAAGTAGTAGGAGAGTCTAAATTGGCTAGAACTGAG GTTGTAAAGAAACTTTGGGTATATATCAAGGAGAAGGATTTGCAAGACCCAAAGAACAAGCGGAATATTATCTGTGATGAATTACTTCGTGACATTTTTCGAGTAAATTCTATTAATATGTTCCAAATGAATAAAGCCCTGACCAAGCATATCTGGCCGTTAAGCGTAGAAGATG ATTCAAATCATGAGATGGAATGTGAAGACAACGATGATTCTGCATCCATGAATGCTGAAAGTGCGAAGGGAGAAGTGAAAGAAGAGGAAAAGGAGAAAGATGATTCTGTATCCATGAATGCTGAAAGTGCGAAGGGAGAAGAGAACGAAGAGGGAAAGGAAGAAGATGACTCTGAATCTTTAAATGCTGAAAAttcaaaagaagagaaagaagaggaaaaggAAGGGGAgcaggaggaggaggaggacaacgaagaagaagaagaagagcaagAGGGTAATTCACGTAGAAGCAAGAAAAAAAg GTCATCTAAAGGAGATAAAGATGTGAAGAGAAGAGGTGGGTTTACTAAGTTGTGTAGTCTTTCTCCACAGCTTCAGGCATTTATTGGAGAATCTGAGTTGGCCAGAACTGAG GTTGTCAAGAGATTGTGGACCTATATCCGAGAGAAGAATTTGCAAGATCCAAAGGACAAAAGAAATGTATTATGTGATGACTCATTGTATGCTCTTTTTCGTGTGAAGTCCATCAACATGTTTCAGATGAATAAAGCTCTGTCTAAACACATATGGCCATTAAATGAGGAAGAAG TGACAGTTCAAGCTGACTCTgcaaaaacagaaagaaaatcTAAACAAGCAAGGGAACGGG TTGCAGATGAAccaaaacagaaagaaaagaagCAGAAGAAAGGGGCATCTGGTTTTCTTGCTCCTCTTCCTCTTTCAGATGCTCTAGTGAAATTTTTTGCTACTGGTGAAAATGCATTATCTCGCGCTGATGTTGTGAAGAAAATGTGGGAGTACATAAAACAGAATGATCTACAG GATCCATCTGATAAGAGGAGGATTTTATGCGACGATAAGCTCAAAGAACTTTTCGAGGTGGACTCCTTCAATGGCTTTGCTATGACAAAGCTTCTGACCACCCATTTCATCAAGATGGAACAGTGA
- the LOC105795268 gene encoding uncharacterized protein LOC105795268 isoform X3 has protein sequence MVSDSDLVARLREILRDSDLDTATAGSVRKQLEKDFGIDLSDRKSFVRDQIDIFLETLNQDNEKEGEEEQAPESENEELQEENDDEEEEESKGGGSQNTRRSKSDKKAKKRGGGFQTVCSLSPQLQKVVGESKLARTEVVKKLWVYIKEKDLQDPKNKRNIICDELLRDIFRVNSINMFQMNKALTKHIWPLSVEDEDSNHEMECEDNDDSASMNAESAKGEVKEEEKEKDDSVSMNAESAKGEENEEGKEEDDSESLNAENSKEEKEEEKEGEQEEEEDNEEEEEEQEGNSRRSKKKRSSKGDKDVKRRGGFTKLCSLSPQLQAFIGESELARTEVVKRLWTYIREKNLQDPKDKRNVLCDDSLYALFRVKSINMFQMNKALSKHIWPLNEEEVQADSAKTERKSKQARERVADEPKQKEKKQKKGASGFLAPLPLSDALVKFFATGENALSRADVVKKMWEYIKQNDLQDPSDKRRILCDDKLKELFEVDSFNGFAMTKLLTTHFIKMEQ, from the exons atggtaTCGGATTCGGACCTCGTGGCCCGGCTCCGAGAAATCCTCCGGGATTCGGACCTCGACACCGCCACCGCCGGTAGCGTAAGGAAACAACTCGAGAAAGACTTCGGCATCGACTTATCTGATAGGAAAAGTTTCGTTAGGGACCAAATCGACATTTTCCTCGAAACCCTAAATCAAGATAATGaaaaagaaggagaagaagaacaAGCGCCGGAATCTGAAAATGAGGAGCTTCAAGAAGAAAacgatgatgaagaagaagaggaaagcAAGGGAGGAGGAAGTCAAAATACAAG GAGAAGTAAATCTGATAAGAAAGCGAAGAAAAGAGGAGGTGGTTTTCAGACAGTGTGTAGCCTTTCTCCTCAGCTTCAAAAAGTAGTAGGAGAGTCTAAATTGGCTAGAACTGAG GTTGTAAAGAAACTTTGGGTATATATCAAGGAGAAGGATTTGCAAGACCCAAAGAACAAGCGGAATATTATCTGTGATGAATTACTTCGTGACATTTTTCGAGTAAATTCTATTAATATGTTCCAAATGAATAAAGCCCTGACCAAGCATATCTGGCCGTTAAGCGTAGAAGATG AAGATTCAAATCATGAGATGGAATGTGAAGACAACGATGATTCTGCATCCATGAATGCTGAAAGTGCGAAGGGAGAAGTGAAAGAAGAGGAAAAGGAGAAAGATGATTCTGTATCCATGAATGCTGAAAGTGCGAAGGGAGAAGAGAACGAAGAGGGAAAGGAAGAAGATGACTCTGAATCTTTAAATGCTGAAAAttcaaaagaagagaaagaagaggaaaaggAAGGGGAgcaggaggaggaggaggacaacgaagaagaagaagaagagcaagAGGGTAATTCACGTAGAAGCAAGAAAAAAAg GTCATCTAAAGGAGATAAAGATGTGAAGAGAAGAGGTGGGTTTACTAAGTTGTGTAGTCTTTCTCCACAGCTTCAGGCATTTATTGGAGAATCTGAGTTGGCCAGAACTGAG GTTGTCAAGAGATTGTGGACCTATATCCGAGAGAAGAATTTGCAAGATCCAAAGGACAAAAGAAATGTATTATGTGATGACTCATTGTATGCTCTTTTTCGTGTGAAGTCCATCAACATGTTTCAGATGAATAAAGCTCTGTCTAAACACATATGGCCATTAAATGAGGAAGAAG TTCAAGCTGACTCTgcaaaaacagaaagaaaatcTAAACAAGCAAGGGAACGGG TTGCAGATGAAccaaaacagaaagaaaagaagCAGAAGAAAGGGGCATCTGGTTTTCTTGCTCCTCTTCCTCTTTCAGATGCTCTAGTGAAATTTTTTGCTACTGGTGAAAATGCATTATCTCGCGCTGATGTTGTGAAGAAAATGTGGGAGTACATAAAACAGAATGATCTACAG GATCCATCTGATAAGAGGAGGATTTTATGCGACGATAAGCTCAAAGAACTTTTCGAGGTGGACTCCTTCAATGGCTTTGCTATGACAAAGCTTCTGACCACCCATTTCATCAAGATGGAACAGTGA
- the LOC105795268 gene encoding uncharacterized protein LOC105795268 isoform X1: MVSDSDLVARLREILRDSDLDTATAGSVRKQLEKDFGIDLSDRKSFVRDQIDIFLETLNQDNEKEGEEEQAPESENEELQEENDDEEEEESKGGGSQNTRRSKSDKKAKKRGGGFQTVCSLSPQLQKVVGESKLARTEVVKKLWVYIKEKDLQDPKNKRNIICDELLRDIFRVNSINMFQMNKALTKHIWPLSVEDEDSNHEMECEDNDDSASMNAESAKGEVKEEEKEKDDSVSMNAESAKGEENEEGKEEDDSESLNAENSKEEKEEEKEGEQEEEEDNEEEEEEQEGNSRRSKKKRSSKGDKDVKRRGGFTKLCSLSPQLQAFIGESELARTEVVKRLWTYIREKNLQDPKDKRNVLCDDSLYALFRVKSINMFQMNKALSKHIWPLNEEEVTVQADSAKTERKSKQARERVADEPKQKEKKQKKGASGFLAPLPLSDALVKFFATGENALSRADVVKKMWEYIKQNDLQDPSDKRRILCDDKLKELFEVDSFNGFAMTKLLTTHFIKMEQ, encoded by the exons atggtaTCGGATTCGGACCTCGTGGCCCGGCTCCGAGAAATCCTCCGGGATTCGGACCTCGACACCGCCACCGCCGGTAGCGTAAGGAAACAACTCGAGAAAGACTTCGGCATCGACTTATCTGATAGGAAAAGTTTCGTTAGGGACCAAATCGACATTTTCCTCGAAACCCTAAATCAAGATAATGaaaaagaaggagaagaagaacaAGCGCCGGAATCTGAAAATGAGGAGCTTCAAGAAGAAAacgatgatgaagaagaagaggaaagcAAGGGAGGAGGAAGTCAAAATACAAG GAGAAGTAAATCTGATAAGAAAGCGAAGAAAAGAGGAGGTGGTTTTCAGACAGTGTGTAGCCTTTCTCCTCAGCTTCAAAAAGTAGTAGGAGAGTCTAAATTGGCTAGAACTGAG GTTGTAAAGAAACTTTGGGTATATATCAAGGAGAAGGATTTGCAAGACCCAAAGAACAAGCGGAATATTATCTGTGATGAATTACTTCGTGACATTTTTCGAGTAAATTCTATTAATATGTTCCAAATGAATAAAGCCCTGACCAAGCATATCTGGCCGTTAAGCGTAGAAGATG AAGATTCAAATCATGAGATGGAATGTGAAGACAACGATGATTCTGCATCCATGAATGCTGAAAGTGCGAAGGGAGAAGTGAAAGAAGAGGAAAAGGAGAAAGATGATTCTGTATCCATGAATGCTGAAAGTGCGAAGGGAGAAGAGAACGAAGAGGGAAAGGAAGAAGATGACTCTGAATCTTTAAATGCTGAAAAttcaaaagaagagaaagaagaggaaaaggAAGGGGAgcaggaggaggaggaggacaacgaagaagaagaagaagagcaagAGGGTAATTCACGTAGAAGCAAGAAAAAAAg GTCATCTAAAGGAGATAAAGATGTGAAGAGAAGAGGTGGGTTTACTAAGTTGTGTAGTCTTTCTCCACAGCTTCAGGCATTTATTGGAGAATCTGAGTTGGCCAGAACTGAG GTTGTCAAGAGATTGTGGACCTATATCCGAGAGAAGAATTTGCAAGATCCAAAGGACAAAAGAAATGTATTATGTGATGACTCATTGTATGCTCTTTTTCGTGTGAAGTCCATCAACATGTTTCAGATGAATAAAGCTCTGTCTAAACACATATGGCCATTAAATGAGGAAGAAG TGACAGTTCAAGCTGACTCTgcaaaaacagaaagaaaatcTAAACAAGCAAGGGAACGGG TTGCAGATGAAccaaaacagaaagaaaagaagCAGAAGAAAGGGGCATCTGGTTTTCTTGCTCCTCTTCCTCTTTCAGATGCTCTAGTGAAATTTTTTGCTACTGGTGAAAATGCATTATCTCGCGCTGATGTTGTGAAGAAAATGTGGGAGTACATAAAACAGAATGATCTACAG GATCCATCTGATAAGAGGAGGATTTTATGCGACGATAAGCTCAAAGAACTTTTCGAGGTGGACTCCTTCAATGGCTTTGCTATGACAAAGCTTCTGACCACCCATTTCATCAAGATGGAACAGTGA
- the LOC105795270 gene encoding uncharacterized protein LOC105795270 produces MSSTPLEQQSPPPPYGGVTQQAYTVHRGHGSVGPVIAVLTVITILGIIAAMIGRLCSGRRRIMGHAPSYDCESWTERKCSSCLDGRPDSSPPREAPVVTVPIEDTHQEIKEEKSQIRCSS; encoded by the coding sequence atGTCTTCTACACCATTAGAGCAGCAATCACCACCGCCACCATATGGAGGAGTGACCCAACAAGCCTACACGGTTCATAGGGGTCACGGGTCGGTTGGACCTGTCATAGCCGTTCTTACAGTGATCACAATCCTCGGTATCATTGCTGCAATGATCGGGAGACTGTGTTCAGGCCGGCGTCGTATCATGGGCCATGCTCCATCATATGATTGTGAAAGTTGGACCGAGAGGAAGTGCTCTTCTTGCCTTGACGGTCGACCCGACTCATCTCCGCCGCGGGAGGCGCCGGTTGTGACGGTACCTATAGAGGATACTCACCAAGAAATCAAGGAAGAAAAGAGTCAAATAAGGTGCTCGAGTTAA
- the LOC105795271 gene encoding peptidyl-prolyl cis-trans isomerase CYP40 isoform X1, producing MMKRQRCYLDISIGEELEGRIVVELFNDVVPKTAENFRALCTGEKGIGPNTGVPLHYKGVRFRRVIKGFMVQGGDISAGDGTGGESIYGLKFEDENFELKHERKGMLSMANSGPNTNGSQFFITTTRTSHLDGKHVVFGKVVKGMGVVRSIEHVTTGEADCPTVNVTIADCGEIPEGADDGISNFFNDGDIYADWPADLDESPNELSWWMTAVESIKAFGNEHYKKQDYKMALRKYRKALRYLDICWEKDGIDEEKTSSLRKMKSQIFTNSSACKLKLGDLKGALLDTEFAMRDGDNNVKALFRQGQAHMALNDVDAAVESFKKALQLEPNDGGIKKELAVAMKKINDRRNEERRWYRKMFQPNSTGADSQ from the exons ATGATGAAGAGGCAACGGTGTTATTTGGATATAAGTATAGGAGAAGAGCTTGAAGGAAGAATAGTAGTTGAACTGTTCAATGATGTAGTACCCAAAACTGCAGAGAATTTCAGGGCTCTATGTACTGGTGAAAAAGGCATTGGTCCTAACACTGGTGTGCCTCTTCACTATAAG GGAGTTCGTTTTCGTCGAGTTATCAAAGGATTTATGGTTCAAGGTGGGGATATATCTGCTGGAGATGGTACTGGAGGAGAGTCAATTTATGGTTTGAAATTTGAAGACGAAAATTTCGAATTGAAACATGAAAGGAAAGGAATGTTATCTATGGCAAATTCTGGTCCTAATACCAATGGATCTCAGTTCTTCATCACGACAACTCGCACATCTCATTTAGATGGGAAACATGTTGTGTTTGGTAAGGTAGTCAAAGGAATGGGAGTTGTTCGATCAATTGAACACGTAACAACCGGTGAAGCTGATTGTCCCACTGTCAATGTTACAATTGCTGATTGTGGAGAAATCCCAGAGGGGGCAGATGATGGGATATCAAATTTTTTCAATGACGGTGATATTTATGCTGATTGGCCTGCTGACCTTGATGAGAGCCCCAACGAGCTCTCTTGGTGGATGACTGCTGTAGAGTCTATTAAGGCTTTTGGAAATGAACATTATAAG AAGCAAGACTATAAGATGGCTCTCAGAAAGTACAGGAAGGCTCTACGATATCTAGATATCTGCTGGGAGAAAGACGGCATCGACGAAG AGAAGACTTCGAGtttgagaaaaatgaaatccCAGATATTCACAAATAGCTCT GCCTGTAAACTAAAACTAGGGGATCTGAAAGGAGCACTATTGGACACAGAATTTGCTATGCGTGATGGAGATAACAACGTGAAAGCCCTGTTTCGGCAAGGTCAG GCACACATGGCACTTAATGATGTTGATGCTGCTGTTGAAAGCTTCAAGAAAGCTTTGCAATTGGAGCCAAATGATG GTGGAATAAAGAAAGAGCTTGCTGTTGCTATGAAAAAG ATCAATGATCGACGCAACGAGGAGAGAAGGTGGTACCGTAAGATGTTCCAACCAAACTCAACCG GTGCAGATAGCCAATAA